GTTCGAGCATCTTTCATCCTGCCAGAACAGATCTGTACCATTCCAGTTCAACATTAGACAGTTGTTTGTCCAGTTGCCGTTAGGATAGCCTGGCTGCCACTTAGTGAAGGGTCCTACATAACTTCCAGTCTCAACCCAACGGTATTGGCCTTCAAAGATGAAGTCGGTCGCTCCGATGAAGAATGGGTAGACTTTAAGTGCTGGCAATGAAAATAACGACGTCATATAACCACACCCATACAATAAAAAACGCTATTGTCCGATTATGTTAGTCGGCTAATAATGCTAAACCTCTAGCAGAGCATAATCAATactttttattcataaaaaatgacattttttcccAGTATGTTTGCCATATCaacattttcaaatgaattaaatGATTTGTTTGGCCTTTGACTATGATAGGTAAATGCCTTACAGCCAAATCGCGAAATCTTGACCAAAATTGAATTTTCTAAGTGTGTTACCTAAATCGCGAAAATCATGGTTTACCCATAAAGTAACCGACTATACGATTAGCGAAGTTGTATGGTATTGTATAAGTTGTACAAAGTTGTACGGTATGTTATAAGTTATAAGTTGTACAAAGTTGTACGGTATGTTATAAGTTATAAGTTGTACAAAGTTGTACGGTATGTTATAAGTTGTACGGTGTATATAAGTTAATTAGGCTAGTACATATGTTCATATACAGAACCTTGCTACTAATTGGTGCAAAAATGTGTCGGTTCCTTACTACTGAGAACGTTGGCCACGCTGTAGATGAAGTCGTGCTTATCCTGGGAATCATCAGACGCCAGCCAAGCGTGTAACTTCTTACAT
The nucleotide sequence above comes from Argopecten irradians isolate NY chromosome 1, Ai_NY, whole genome shotgun sequence. Encoded proteins:
- the LOC138310030 gene encoding hepatic lectin-like, which encodes MFIKETILIFIIIGVALVHSDCEHGWVQYKENCLHFNSQRTNWNQAEIECKKLHAWLASDDSQDKHDFIYSVANVLSTLKVYPFFIGATDFIFEGQYRWVETGSYVGPFTKWQPGYPNGNWTNNCLMLNWNGTDLFWQDERCSNGHYFICEKMSNATQPTGNVVG